The proteins below are encoded in one region of Rhinolophus sinicus isolate RSC01 linkage group LG07, ASM3656204v1, whole genome shotgun sequence:
- the MSS51 gene encoding putative protein MSS51 homolog, mitochondrial, whose protein sequence is MAPRPRRRRHKKSRSSVAPMVETPVPLTLSKPGPSIDALGFHSLENNVPGLPQLILQKLNMKSYEEYKLVIDGGTPVSDFGFRCPQEMFQKMEDTFRFCAHCKALPSGLSDSKVLRHCKRCRNVYYCGPECQRSDWPAHRRVCQELRLVAVDRLMEWLLVTGDFVLPSGHWSWPTNVVQGWDTWFSMRHLQLDAALDAVLDSRAMTTLWASVGRPRPDPDVLKDSLKRLLTDALSRPLTLGLGLRALGINVKKTGGSTIHVVGASHAETFLTRSGDYDELGYMFPGHLGLRIIMVGVDVAAGFSQNTSASPLEPGTVQLSGHRGLYHNFWEEQVETGQTAHPDLVVAFHPGFHASPDLMEAWVPTLLLLRDYEIPTLITVYSQQELAASLQILADLDTHITAYGANPFTSLKPEQVYSNPNKQPVYSSAYYIMFLGSCCQLGQGQLEEKVDGGL, encoded by the exons ATGGCTCCACGGCCCCGACGACGAAGGCACAAGAAGTCCCGCTCATCGGTGGCTCCCATGGTTGAGACCCCTGTGCCTCTGACTCTCTCAAAACCTGGCCCTAGCATTGATGCACTTGGCTTCCACTCCTTGGAGAATAATGTTCCTGGCCTACCCCAGCTGATTCTTCAAAAACTGAACATGAAAAGCTATGAAGAATACAA GTTGGTGATAGATGGGGGTACTCCTGTATCAGACTTTGGATTTCGATGCCCTCAagaaatgttccagaagatgGAGGACACATTCCGATTCTGTGCTCACTGTAAAGCACTCCCTAGTGGCCTTTCAGACTCCAAGGTCCTCAGGCACTGCAAGAG GTGCAGAAATGTCTATTACTGTGGTCCAGAGTGTCAGAGGTCAGACTGGCCAGCACACAGGAGAGTTTGTCAAGAGCTGCGTCTCGTAGCTGTGGACCGTCTCATGGAGTGGCTTCTGGTCACAG GTGATTTTGTCCTACCCTCGGGACATTGGTCATGGCCGACGAACGTTGTGCAGGGCTGGGACACCTGGTTTTCTATGCGGCATTTACAGCTAGATGCTGCACTGGATGCTGTGCTGGATAGTCGTGCCATGACCACCCTGTGGGCCAGTGTAGGACGCCCAAGGCCAGACCCAGATGTCCTGAAGGACTCTTTGAAGCGACTGCTGACAGATGCCCTGTCACGGCCCTTGACGCTGGGCCTGGGGCTTCGGGCTTTGGGGATAAATGTTAAGAAGACTGGCGGAAGCACCATTCATGTAGTTGGTGCTTCCCATGCGGAGACATTCCTCACTCGCTCAGGGGACTATGATGAGCTTGGTTACATGTTTCCTGGACACCTTGGCCTCCGTATAATCATGGTGGGTGTAGATGTAGCTGCCGGCTTTTCACAGAACACCTCAGCTTCACCCCTGGAACCTGGCACAGTTCAGCTTAGTGGCCATAGGGGCCTCTATCATAACTTCTGGGAGGAGCAGGTGGAGACTGGGCAGACAGCCCATCCAGATTTGGTGGTGGCATTCCATCCAG GTTTCCATGCTTCTCCGGACTTGATGGAGGCTTGGGTGCCCACCCTTCTGCTACTGCGTGACTATGAGATCCCTACTTTGATTACTGTTTACAG CCAACAGGAGCTGGCAGCTTCTTTGCAGATTCTGGCAGACCTGGATACACACATCACTGCCTATGGAGCTAACCCTTTCACGTCGCTCAAACCTGAACAGGTCTATTCCAACCCCAACAAGCAGCCAGTATATAGCAGTGCCTACTATATCATGTTTCTTGGAAGCTGCTGCCAGCTGGGTCAGGGgcaattagaagagaaagtagatGGTGGGCTTTAA